The following is a genomic window from Planctomycetota bacterium.
GCGGACAGGTCTTCGCCATGCTCATCGCGGGGCTGTCGTTCATTCCCTTGAGCCGACGCATCGCATCTTGGCGTGGGTTTTTCGGCACCATCGTCGCCATCGGGTTCGTGGCCATTCTGGCCAACTTCCTCATCGACTACATGGTCGGCGGGTCCGAGCGGTGGTCGGCCGAGCGCATGATCGAGGTGTACGGAAGTTCGCGCGTTCGCATGTCGGCCGACCTACTCAGTGCGTGGGTCGATGCCGGCCCGTTGGCGTGGGTGTTCGGGCTCGGCTACGCGGCCAGCTATGACCCGACAATCATCGGCTTCTACCCGCACATCGTCCTCGTCGAAGCGCTGGGTGAGCTCGGCATCATCGGCTTTGCGATCCTGTGGCTCGTGGTATTTTTCGTTGCTCGGAGCATCTACCGGCTTTGGCCTGTCGTCAAAGACTATCCCGAAGCACGAGGCGTTGTTGCGGTGCTCGGTGCGATGTTCTTCTTCGAGGTGATTCTCTCGTTCAAGCAAGGCACGTTGCTCTCGGCTCACACGACACTGGCCTTCGCCGTCATGCTTGGCCGGCTGGAGATGAACTATGTTCCAGCCGCCGCGACTCAACAGGTCACCGACGAAAACTACGACTACGGGTACCTGCCCGATGTCGCACTGCCCAACCTCAACGGCTAACGCTCACCGCGGCTTTGCGGATCGCAGCTTCCAAGCCGTCGACCATGTTCGAGAGAGAGAACTCGGAACGAACGCGCCGAATCGCCGCGTCAGACATGCGTTGGCGTAGTGCTTCGTCGTCGAGGAGGCTCCTGATCTTGACGGCCAGATCGCCCGCATCGCCGTCGCGGTAAGTCAGCCCGGTCTCGCCTTCGACCAACGCGATGATCTCAGGGTTTTGCCTCTCGACGGCGGCGGCGGTCACGACGGGCAAGCCGTAGCTCATCGCATGGATCAGACTCAGGCCGATCATCGCCGGGTAGACGAACACGTCCGCCGCGGCGAAGTAGTGGGCCAGCCGACGCTCGTCGTAGACCGGACCGACCCACACGACGCGGTCACCCACACCGAGCCGATCAGCTTCGGCACGCAACGGCATCGCATCCCCCCCACCGACAACAAGCAGCTTTGCCGCAGGCAACTCCGTAAGTGCTTGTAGCAACAGATCGAGCCGCGACTTCGGCGATACACGGCTGACGAACAGCAACACCGGCGCATCCCCAAGTTCGTGCTCGGCGCGTACCGACGTCCCGCCATCATCGACCGCCGCGCGGGCGGCTTCCATCGGAGCGCCGTCGAGTGTGTTGGCCGCAACGAAGACACGGCCGGCGTCGTATCCGTCCGCGATGAGTTTGTCAGCGGTCGCGCGGTCATAGAGCACCACCGCGTCCGCACGCTTGCCCAACGCATCGCGGCGACGTTTTCGAAACGGCGTTTCGCGCTTGGAGTAACCGTGACCCCACAGCACCGTGCCCACACCATGACGGCGAGCTCGACCTAGCGCAGGTTTGAGCGCCAAGTCATTGGCATTCCACGACATCACGATGACGTCCGCATTCGATCCCGCCGCCGCCCAGTTGGCCGGCTCCCAACGCAACGGCAACTTGGGCAAACGCCAGGTCGACACCGGCCGGCCACGAAATCCGTCCGGCTCGACATTGCTCAACCCCCGCACCGCGCTATACCAGACGTCGAGGTCGATCCCGTCACGCTCGGCCAGCGCGCGAAACACGGGAATGCGGTACTTGGCCAGTGCGGGTTGGCAAAGGATGGTTTTGATCGGGTCGGAAGCCGTCACAAACGGAGCATCCAACATCGCCGTCGACGATGCAAACCACCAACGCCCGTTCGCCTTGCCGTGGGGTGTGCGGTGGTCGATACTCCGAACGTGACTCGGCCGACCGATCCCTCGTTCGATCCTTCGTTGCACGTGCTCCAAGTCGTGCCGCACCTACTCCCCCATCGCGGCGGGGTCATGAAAATGGTGTCGGATCTCGTGCCGGTGCTGATGCGAGCGGACGCATCGGTAAAGATCACGGTGGGTTGCTTCGACTTCGAGACGCCGCCGCCGGCATGGGACGAGTTGGACACCAACCGGTTTCGACTGGTTCACCTCGGACGCGACGGTGTGTCACTCGAAACGCTGGCCGACGACGCCCATGTGATGCACCTGCACGGCGTCTGGGACCCGAAGGTCGCGCGAGCTTCGAAGGTCGGCATCAAAACCGACACGCCGTGGGTGATTTCGGCCCACGGGATGCTCAACGATTGGGCCGTCGCGCACCGCGCGTGGAAGAAGAAGATCTTCCTGAAGCTGCTCGGCAAACGACACTTCGGCGGGTCGTCTGGCGTTCATGTCACGGCCGCACAAGAACGCCAACAGGCACGACGCAACCTGCGATCGACCGTCGACCTGCCGGACGATCACTTTCGAGTCATCCCGCTGGCCATCGACGACACGCTGTTCGGGCCGGTACCCGATCCGACGCCTGCGCGGCGGGAGCTCCTCGCCGATGTGCCTGCCGACGCGCCGATTCTGCTCTTCGCGGGCCGGATGCACCCGGTCAAACGAATCCACTTGCTCATCGAAGCGCTGCCGAAACTCCACGCGACCGGCATCGACGCCCATGTTGCCATCGCCGGTGCCGACGTTGAACACACCGAAGTGGATCTTCGCCAACGCGTCGACGACCTCGACCTGCGGAATTCGGTCCACTTCCTAGGGTTCGTACGCGGGGAGACGCTTCGGTCACTTTATGCCGCGGCCGACCTGTTCGTGTTGCCGTCGATCAGCGAGAACTTCGGGCTTGTGCTGCCCGAAGCACTGCTATGCGGGACGCCGGTGCTCACGACGCGTGGCGTGGACATCTGGCAGGAGCTCGAAGCAGCCGGTGCGAGCGTGCTCGAAACCGTCGACGCCGACCGGATCGCCGAAGTGGCTGGCCAACTGTTGTCAGACCGGCCGGCCCTTAGCGAACTCGGCCAACAAGGCCGCGCGTGGGTCGAAGCCAACCTCGAACCCATCAACATCGCGGGTCAATATCTCCAACTCTATCGCGACGTGATCAAGCGGCCCTGAGACGGCTGCGAAAGATCGGGTCGAACGCGGTGAGGAATCCGCCCTGGATCAACACGCCCAAGCCGTGCCCCCAGAGCCCGAAGGCGAGCAGCACGACGCCACTGATGATCCAGATCGGATTAAGCACCTTGATGCTGAAGCTCAACGCGTCGACGAGTTTTGCCCGCTCGGCGTCGTCCATCGGGCCGATCGCACGTAAGCCCGTGGCGGCGAAAACCAGGTCGATGAGCCCCCAAATCACGAACTGCCAGCCGAACGCATCGGGGTGTCCCTCGGTGAGGAAGATCAACCCCGAGCCGCTGAAGACACTGAACACGGCAAATCCGGCGAGGATTCGAGAAAACAACCAATGCACGCGACGCGGCGGATTGACCGGATCGGCGGGGATCGTTGTTTGGCTCATCGGGCGGTCATGTCCCATGCGGTGATGTACTCGGGCTCGCCGACCTGCTCGAACCCGCGCTCTATCAGGAGTTCTTCCATGTGCGGCAAGTGGGCCGCGCCGTAGAAGACGCCGAGGTGCTTATCGCCGGCGTCAATCTGCTTGTCGAGCACCTCGAACGCGACGTTGTTCCGCTCGTGAATGATGACACTTCCGTTGGGCCCGTCGAACAGGCGGGTCATCTGATCCATCTGGCGCATCTGCTTGGCGAAAAGCAGTTTCAGCTGGCGGGCGCGGTCGGGCGCTTGCATCGCCTGGAGAAGTTCCATGAAGTCGAGCTGCTCCATCTGTGCCATCTCTTCCTGCGTCGGCGGGTTCAGCATCGCCTTGATGAACAGATCGAGGAATGTCTCGTTGCGATCCTGTTGGAGGCGGGTGAACGTGGCCGCATCAAGGTCGGCGTGGACGAAGTTGGGCTTGTGGTAGTCGATGCGGTCGAGCTGGAAGTCGAGCTCGAGTGCTTGCTTCATGAGTACCTGCAGGTTACCGATCATCGACGCGTCCAGATCGAACTGCCGTTGACCACCCGCCCGCGGCGGCGCGGCTCCCTCGGGAAGCACCAACTCGTACAACAGACTGTCGTACGCGGGGAACCGATCGTTGAGCGTCTCGAAGTAAGCGCGGTCACCGATGTGAACGGCCCCGATGAGGTCAACAGTGACGCCGTCGGCGTTGCGGTAAGTGACGATGGAGGTCTGCAACTCGCCGCCGTTGCCGCGATCGTTGAACTTGATGAACTTCTCGGCATCGGATGCCGGCGGCTCGGGCGCTTCGACTTCCTGGCCAGCGGCACGACGGGCAGCTTCGGCCGCGCGACGGGCTTCTTTGGCGGCTTGCTCGGCACGCTCGGCGGCTTCGGCCGCACGCTCGGCAAGTTCCGCCGCCGATGGCTGCTCGCGCGTCGTCTCGGCCAGCGCCACCGGGCCGCCCATGCCAACAAAACACAGCAACGCCGTCAGGCCAACAGCCTTAACCGCACCACGCACGCGTTCACTTGTTCCGTTCATCGTGTTCTCCGTTCAATATCAATGAAAGTAACGACTCGACTTCTCGTCATGCGCTAGACGCATTGATGTTACACACCTGCCTGACGGCCAAGTGTCCGCGATTTTTGGATGCAGCGCATCGCTCGAGATACTGACAGCAGACAAACGAAAGACTAATGACCAAAACAGGCTGGTGTCCGTTTGTCACCGAGAGACCTATCTTGTGGTGCAACGCGAGAAGGAGCCCACGACCCGCGTCGCCCCGCCTGCTCCTCAGCTGTGATGCGTTGTGAAAAATCGATGGCTGGTTTGAACGCCTCGCATCGGTGTGTGCCGGGGGCAACTGGACCGGAGAAAGCCCCCCCCTCTTTCTCCCGCTCCCGGCACTTTGATCTCCCCCCTTCCCATCGCACGCCGCTGACCCAACCGGTCGGCGGCGTGTACTTTGGTGGATCACTTGGC
Proteins encoded in this region:
- a CDS encoding glycosyltransferase family 4 protein yields the protein MTASDPIKTILCQPALAKYRIPVFRALAERDGIDLDVWYSAVRGLSNVEPDGFRGRPVSTWRLPKLPLRWEPANWAAAGSNADVIVMSWNANDLALKPALGRARRHGVGTVLWGHGYSKRETPFRKRRRDALGKRADAVVLYDRATADKLIADGYDAGRVFVAANTLDGAPMEAARAAVDDGGTSVRAEHELGDAPVLLFVSRVSPKSRLDLLLQALTELPAAKLLVVGGGDAMPLRAEADRLGVGDRVVWVGPVYDERRLAHYFAAADVFVYPAMIGLSLIHAMSYGLPVVTAAAVERQNPEIIALVEGETGLTYRDGDAGDLAVKIRSLLDDEALRQRMSDAAIRRVRSEFSLSNMVDGLEAAIRKAAVSVSR
- a CDS encoding glycosyltransferase, with translation MTRPTDPSFDPSLHVLQVVPHLLPHRGGVMKMVSDLVPVLMRADASVKITVGCFDFETPPPAWDELDTNRFRLVHLGRDGVSLETLADDAHVMHLHGVWDPKVARASKVGIKTDTPWVISAHGMLNDWAVAHRAWKKKIFLKLLGKRHFGGSSGVHVTAAQERQQARRNLRSTVDLPDDHFRVIPLAIDDTLFGPVPDPTPARRELLADVPADAPILLFAGRMHPVKRIHLLIEALPKLHATGIDAHVAIAGADVEHTEVDLRQRVDDLDLRNSVHFLGFVRGETLRSLYAAADLFVLPSISENFGLVLPEALLCGTPVLTTRGVDIWQELEAAGASVLETVDADRIAEVAGQLLSDRPALSELGQQGRAWVEANLEPINIAGQYLQLYRDVIKRP